From one Phoenix dactylifera cultivar Barhee BC4 unplaced genomic scaffold, palm_55x_up_171113_PBpolish2nd_filt_p 000434F, whole genome shotgun sequence genomic stretch:
- the LOC103697723 gene encoding uncharacterized protein LOC103697723, whose product MARSARGRCRLSSRQFRWTPYPVPSHCWKIPEKEGSSKKTPLALEKRDWEDATCSVCMEYPHNAVLLLCSSHDKGCRPYMCGTSYRHSNCLDQFKKAYTRVNPTHDESTVDNQGLGLAMSGWSASQKSEVIELACPLCRGQVKGWTVVEAAREYLNNKKRSCMQDNCSFMGTYKELHKHVRSEHPSAKPREVDPVLEQKWRTLELERERQDVISTIRSSMPRAVVFGDYVIDVNNSDLEPNDEAGGADGEYGGGRDISRSILYFLLREGTRLMRLHRENVLSEGREEDSVYAPSMNGAAADIIAAYSSEGDDVISHGRGAGTLRSERRRRRRRRRRSRDRSVFDVS is encoded by the coding sequence ATGGCGAGAAGTGCCAGGGGCCGTTGCAGGCTTTCATCTCGCCAGTTCAGATGGACTCCATATCCTGTACCTTCACATTGCTGGAAGATTCCAGAAAAAGAAGGCAGCTCTAAGAAAACACCCTTGGCATTGGAGAAAAGGGACTGGGAAGATGCCACCTGCTCGGTGTGCATGGAATACCCACATAATGCTGTTCTTCTCCTCTGCTCATCCCATGACAAGGGTTGCCGCCCCTATATGTGTGGAACCAGCTACCGTCACTCTAACTGCCTAGATCAGTTCAAGAAGGCATACACTAGAGTGAATCCCACTCATGACGAGTCCACAGTGGACAACCAGGGCCTTGGTTTAGCTATGTCTGGCTGGTCTGCAAGTCAGAAGTCTGAGGTGATAGAGCTTGCATGCCCCTTATGCCGTGGACAGGTGAAGGGATGGACTGTGGTAGAAGCTGCACGTGAATATCTCAATAACAAGAAGAGAAGCTGCATGCAGGATAATTGCTCATTCATGGGAACATACAAAGAGCTCCACAAGCATGTGAGGTCTGAGCACCCTTCTGCAAAGCCTCGCGAGGTAGATCCTGTGCttgagcagaagtggaggacaCTTGAGCTTGAGAGGGAGCGGCAAGATGTGATCAGTACAATAAGGTCATCAATGCCAAGGGCAGTGGTGTTTGGAGACTATGTGATAGATGTGAATAACAGTGACCTCGAACCTAATGATGAAGCTGGCGGTGCAGATGGGGAGTATGGAGGGGGTCGTGACATCAGTAGAAGTATCCTTTATTTTTTGTTGAGAGAGGGTACACGCCTAATGAGACTCCACAGGGAAAATGTGTTATCAGAGGGCAGGGAGGAGGATAGTGTTTATGCTCCTTCCATGAATGGTGCTGCTGCAGATATTATTGCTGCTTATTCATCAGAAGGCGATGATGTCATTAGCCATGGGAGAGGTGCTGGTACGCTGAGATCTGAGAGGCGGCGGCGACGGCGCCGCCGCCGTAGAAGCCGTGATAGATCAGTGTTTGATGTGAGCTGA